From Microbacterium croceum, a single genomic window includes:
- a CDS encoding PadR family transcriptional regulator — protein sequence MSRIQARQDAQFIRAVLPLLSLRLIQQRESYGYELVERVVALGVEVSTGLVYPVLNRLERDGLVTTTSKPSPSGPPRKYFALTDAGVDALAIARAQWEQTAAAVNKTLEPEKG from the coding sequence ATGTCACGCATACAGGCACGGCAGGACGCGCAGTTCATCCGCGCCGTACTGCCGCTCCTCTCGCTGCGACTGATTCAGCAGCGCGAGTCCTACGGCTACGAGCTGGTCGAACGAGTGGTGGCCCTCGGCGTAGAGGTGAGCACGGGATTGGTCTATCCCGTGCTGAACCGCCTGGAGCGCGACGGACTCGTCACGACGACGTCGAAGCCGTCACCCAGCGGGCCACCGCGCAAGTACTTCGCGCTCACGGATGCCGGCGTCGACGCGCTGGCCATTGCACGGGCGCAGTGGGAGCAGACCGCCGCAGCCGTCAACAAGACGCTCGAGCCCGAGAAGGGGTAG
- a CDS encoding HAAS signaling domain-containing protein produces MSRTETATRSAGLRASLYLQRLEWHLEGLAPRAERKRIIRTLRDEIDADMRSLHAVLEDLGSPRTLAGRYAEGGKPRPLWSIGALIAGAALLTYWIMFGMFVGGMLAAVDSAAPMSADAVFFFVPVTAFSDDESFGIGWSGGWAWLVVPAVIAFLSLLVGARTWRLFRIDELEAA; encoded by the coding sequence ATGTCACGCACCGAAACCGCGACTCGATCAGCGGGACTCCGCGCGTCGCTCTATCTGCAGCGCCTCGAATGGCATCTCGAAGGGCTGGCGCCCCGAGCCGAACGCAAACGCATCATCCGCACGCTGCGCGACGAGATCGACGCGGACATGCGGTCGTTGCACGCCGTGCTGGAAGACCTCGGATCGCCGCGAACCCTCGCCGGACGCTATGCCGAGGGCGGGAAACCACGCCCTCTCTGGTCGATCGGCGCGCTGATCGCCGGTGCGGCGCTGTTGACCTACTGGATCATGTTCGGCATGTTCGTGGGTGGCATGCTGGCGGCAGTGGACTCCGCGGCGCCGATGAGCGCAGATGCCGTGTTCTTCTTCGTTCCGGTCACCGCATTCTCCGACGACGAGAGTTTCGGTATCGGCTGGTCGGGCGGGTGGGCGTGGCTCGTCGTCCCCGCCGTGATCGCATTCCTCTCTCTGCTCGTCGGCGCGCGGACCTGGCGCCTCTTCCGCATCGACGAACTGGAAGCGGCGTGA